GCGACGAGTGTCTCGACCTAGTGTGGCGTCTCCAGTCTGAGGCACCACCTGGGCATGTCCGGTATCACCTTGGGAACCACGAAATGGCACTACTGGTTCCCGATGTGCTTCACTGGCCTCACTGGTACGTCGGGAACCAGCCCCCATCGGTCAGCCGGATGTACTACAATGCAATCCGTGAAGGGCGCGTCTCCGTAGCGTTCGAGGGGTACGAGCACACGTATGCGCACGCGGGTTCCAACGATCCGATCGATGTCTCGTCACTGAATCAATCACTGCAGGACGCTGCACAGAAATTACTCGTTGCAATGAACGATGGCGAATGGGCACAGGTACAACAGGAGCTCGTCGATCAATATCCGACAGTGTTTGGAACCGGTGGGACATCCGGACGTGGTCCAGGTGCGGGTGTTCTCTGGCTCGACTACCAGTACCTGTCCGACGATGCTCCACAACAAATTGTCGGACATACTCGACAGAGAAAGCCCACCCGCGATGGGAACGTGATCTGTGGCAACGTCATCCGGAAAAACCAGGGCTCTATCGGTGGTGAGGGCGTCATTGTCGAAACGCCTGATGACGTGGGTGTTGTGGTCCGGAAAGAGGACGAGTCAGCGTCGTGTACGTTCTT
This DNA window, taken from Natranaeroarchaeum aerophilus, encodes the following:
- a CDS encoding metallophosphoesterase, translating into MGSPTAATDGSCHVDSVADLRNSASEAPPTIVQISDIHGYLESARSALLAVGEVDEFDPIVEADDQGRLHWACGDEYVLVFNGDMVDRGPASDECLDLVWRLQSEAPPGHVRYHLGNHEMALLVPDVLHWPHWYVGNQPPSVSRMYYNAIREGRVSVAFEGYEHTYAHAGSNDPIDVSSLNQSLQDAAQKLLVAMNDGEWAQVQQELVDQYPTVFGTGGTSGRGPGAGVLWLDYQYLSDDAPQQIVGHTRQRKPTRDGNVICGNVIRKNQGSIGGEGVIVETPDDVGVVVRKEDESASCTFFSEVE